A section of the Malania oleifera isolate guangnan ecotype guangnan chromosome 2, ASM2987363v1, whole genome shotgun sequence genome encodes:
- the LOC131147863 gene encoding protein GAST1-like, translating into MARRVGILMLCIAFVLALLATTNQASSAGVTAASQLQQSNRQTSGTTQGSLHPQECQPRCTTRCSATAFKKPCMFFCQKCCAKCLCVPAGTYGNKQSCPCYNNWKTKRGSPKCP; encoded by the exons ATGGCCAGGAGAGTTGGCATTCTCATGCTCTGCATTGCTTTCGTGCTTGCTTTGCTTGCAACGACAAACCAG GCTTCTAGCGCAGGAGTCACGGCAGCATCTCAGCTCCAACAAAGCAACCGCCAAACG TCTGGAACCACCCAAGGCAGCCTACATCCTCAAG AATGTCAGCCGAGGTGCACCACGCGTTGCTCGGCGACAGCCTTCAAGAAGCCATGCATGTTCTTCTGCCAAAAGTGCTGCGCAAAGTGCCTCTGCGTTCCCGCCGGCACCTATGGCAACAAGCAGAGCTGCCCTTGCTACAACAACTGGAAGACCAAGCGAGGAAGCCCCAAGTGCCCTTAA